ATACGGGATGAAAACCGCTGGTGCGCCCGTAATTCGAGGCCGCATCCGTAATACAGGCCTATCCAGCCGAGGCAGAAAATGAGAACGGTGATACGTACCGGCTCGAAAAGTGGCATGAAATCATCGGGAAAAATGAATGCAAGGGCAACTCCCGACAGCATGTAGTGAAATTTAAAGAATCCGAGATTACGAAGCGGTGGAATAACCGGTATGCGATTTCCGTATTTACGTATCGTGAAAATAATAACCGAAACAGCAATAAGTCCCGCGAGATAGGTCATCTGGTATCTCCGGAATACGTAACGCTTCTATGGGAATAACGACACATTATCCTGAGACGGGAAAAATCAGACTTCCGAATCCGCTTGCCGGGATACCGGAAACCATGAGCCATGGTGAAATACCCGCGTATCATGATCTCACGTCTTCCTGCCCGGTTGAAACGACTGTCAAGACTGGTATTATATATCGATCAGAACGGGAGATCATCATCTGCTTCAGGGAAATCGGGTGTCGAGGAAGCCTGACCGGAATCGAAGGATGATCCTCCCTGACGTTCTGCCTGCGCGGGGGATGCTTCCTGGCCTCTGGCATCGAGCATGAGCATGATGAAGCCGACAATTTCCGTCATATAGTTTTTCTTACCACTCTGGTCATCCCATGACCGTGTCTGAAGACGACCCTCGATATAAACT
This window of the bacterium genome carries:
- a CDS encoding single-stranded DNA-binding protein, whose product is MARGLNKVLLIGNLGADPEIKYATNGNAIANLRVATTESRKNREGEREEITEWHRVVMFGRQAELCKDYLKKGSRVYIEGRLQTRSWDDQSGKKNYMTEIVGFIMLMLDARGQEASPAQAERQGGSSFDSGQASSTPDFPEADDDLPF